The following proteins are co-located in the Vigna angularis cultivar LongXiaoDou No.4 chromosome 2, ASM1680809v1, whole genome shotgun sequence genome:
- the LOC108348001 gene encoding tryptophan synthase alpha chain isoform X2: MALALKSSCFLQLKKPEVGFHVCFSSEKALVSVKRYTPVAAMRTMEVPGLSETFTRLKKEGKVAFIPYITAGDPDLSTTAEALKVLDSCGSDIIELGVPYSDPLADGPVIQAAATRSLAKGTNFNAIISMLKEVVPELSCPIALFTYYNPILKRGTDKFMSIVRETGVHGLVVPDVPLEETETLRVEAKKNGIELVLLTTPTTPKNRMKAIVDAAEGFVYLVSAVGVTGARSSVSGNVQSLLQEIKEATTKPVAVGFGISKPEHVKQVAGWGADGVIVGSAMVKVLGEAKSPQEGLKELEAFARSLKEALP, from the exons atggCTCTTGCACTCAAGTCAAGTTGCTTCTTGCAATTGAAGAAACCTGAGGTCGGTTTCCATGTTTGTTTTTCCTCTGAGAAGGCTTTAGTCTCTGTGAAGAGATACACTCCAGTGGCTGCTATGAGGACCATGGAAGTTCCGGGACTCTCTGAAACATTCACCAGACtgaaaaaagaaggaaaa GTGGCTTTCATACCGTATATTACAGCCGGTGATCCTGACCTTTCAACCACAGCAGAAGCACTGAAAGTGCTTGATTCATGCGGGTCTGACATAATTGAGCTAGGTGTTCCATATTCTGATCCCTTGGCAGATGGTCCTGTTATCCAG GCTGCTGCTACAAGATCTCTTGCAAAGGGGACCAATTTCAATGCAATCATTTCTATGTTGAAGGAG GTTGTTCCGGAATTGTCATGTCCAATTGCACTGTTCACATATTACAATCCAATACTGAAGCGTGGTACTGATAAATTTATGTCTATTGTAAGAGAAACTGGCGTACATG GGCTCGTGGTCCCAGATGTCCCTCTGGAGGAGACGGAGACTTTAAGGGTGGAGGCTAAGAAAAATGGAATTGAACTG GTACTCCTCACAACACCCACCACTCCAAAAAACCGCATGAAGGCCATTGTTGATGCAGCAGAAGGATTTGTGTACCTT gTGAGTGCGGTGGGGGTCACTGGAGCCCGATCATCCGTTAGTGGTAATGTTCAGTCTCTTCTGCAGGAAATTAAAGAG GCAACAACTAAACCTGTGGCTGTTGGTTTTGGAATATCAAAGCCCGAGCATGTTAAACAG GTAGCAGGATGGGGAGCTGATGGTGTGATTGTTGGCAGTGCTATGGTGAAGGTGCTTGGAGAAGCCAAATCTCCTCAAGAGGGATTGAAAGAGCTGGAAGCTTTTGCCCGCTCCTTAAAGGAGGCACTTCCTTAA
- the LOC108348001 gene encoding tryptophan synthase alpha chain isoform X3, giving the protein MRTMEVPGLSETFTRLKKEGKVAFIPYITAGDPDLSTTAEALKVLDSCGSDIIELGVPYSDPLADGPVIQAAATRSLAKGTNFNAIISMLKEVVPELSCPIALFTYYNPILKRGTDKFMSIVRETGVHGTSQHKSTLVTACQLLRSNWLVVPDVPLEETETLRVEAKKNGIELVLLTTPTTPKNRMKAIVDAAEGFVYLVSAVGVTGARSSVSGNVQSLLQEIKEATTKPVAVGFGISKPEHVKQVAGWGADGVIVGSAMVKVLGEAKSPQEGLKELEAFARSLKEALP; this is encoded by the exons ATGAGGACCATGGAAGTTCCGGGACTCTCTGAAACATTCACCAGACtgaaaaaagaaggaaaa GTGGCTTTCATACCGTATATTACAGCCGGTGATCCTGACCTTTCAACCACAGCAGAAGCACTGAAAGTGCTTGATTCATGCGGGTCTGACATAATTGAGCTAGGTGTTCCATATTCTGATCCCTTGGCAGATGGTCCTGTTATCCAG GCTGCTGCTACAAGATCTCTTGCAAAGGGGACCAATTTCAATGCAATCATTTCTATGTTGAAGGAG GTTGTTCCGGAATTGTCATGTCCAATTGCACTGTTCACATATTACAATCCAATACTGAAGCGTGGTACTGATAAATTTATGTCTATTGTAAGAGAAACTGGCGTACATGGTACGAGTCAACACAA gtCTACACTGGTTACGGCTTGTCAGCTTCTTCGTTcaaatt GGCTCGTGGTCCCAGATGTCCCTCTGGAGGAGACGGAGACTTTAAGGGTGGAGGCTAAGAAAAATGGAATTGAACTG GTACTCCTCACAACACCCACCACTCCAAAAAACCGCATGAAGGCCATTGTTGATGCAGCAGAAGGATTTGTGTACCTT gTGAGTGCGGTGGGGGTCACTGGAGCCCGATCATCCGTTAGTGGTAATGTTCAGTCTCTTCTGCAGGAAATTAAAGAG GCAACAACTAAACCTGTGGCTGTTGGTTTTGGAATATCAAAGCCCGAGCATGTTAAACAG GTAGCAGGATGGGGAGCTGATGGTGTGATTGTTGGCAGTGCTATGGTGAAGGTGCTTGGAGAAGCCAAATCTCCTCAAGAGGGATTGAAAGAGCTGGAAGCTTTTGCCCGCTCCTTAAAGGAGGCACTTCCTTAA
- the LOC108347991 gene encoding transcription factor UNE12 has protein sequence MANNPSDAPADDFLEQILGLPTFASGDSGLSAADVGLSGTTSPAPMMLQLNSADANAHLTGAAFHAPVYQLGLSLDQGKGGFMKPEEASASGKRYRDDVVDGRAKNVFHGQPMPSTMPTAPHPPAIRPRVRARRGQATDPHSIAERLRRERIAERIRALQELVPSVNKTDRAAMLDEIVDYVKFLRLQVKVLSMSRLGGAGAVAPLVTDIPLSSVEEEGGEGARNRPAWDKLSNDGTERQVAKLMEENVGAAMQFLQSKALCIMPISLASAIYQSQPPDSSSIVKPETNPPS, from the exons ATGGCGAATAACCCTTCCGACGCTCCCGCAGACGATTTCCTTGAACAAATTCTCGGCCTCCCGACCTTCGCTTCCGGAGACTCAGGCCTCTCTGCTGCCGATGTTGGACTCTCCGGTACCACTTCTCCGGCTCCGATGATGCTGCAGCTCAACTCTGCCGACGCCAACGCTCACCTCACCGGCGCCGCCTTCCACGCGCCGGTGTATCAGTTAGGTCTTAGCTTGGACCAAGGCAAAGGAGGGTTCATGAAGCCCGAGGAAGCCTCCGCTAGTGGAAAGCGCTATCGCGACGACGTGGTTGATGGTAGAGCTAAGAAT GTTTTTCATGGGCAACCCATGCCTTCTACTATGCCCACTGCTCCACATCCTCCAGCAATACGCCCTAGGGTGCGAGCAAGGAGAGGACAGGCTACAGATCCACATAGCATAGCTGAACGG TTGCGCAGAGAAAGAATAGCAGAAAGAATCAGGGCGTTGCAAGAACTTGTTCCTAGTGTCAATAAG ACGGATAGAGCTGCCATGTTAGATGAAATTGTTGATTATGTCAAGTTCCTAAGGCTTCAAGTGAAG GTTTTGAGCATGAGTAGATTGGGTGGAGCGGGTGCAGTGGCACCACTGGTAACTGACATACCGTTATCATCAGTTGAG GAAGAAGGTGGTGAAGGTGCTAGAAACCGACCAGCATGGGACAAGTTGTCAAATGATGGCACAGAAAGACAGGTAGCCAAGCTTATGGAAGAAAACGTTGGGGCTGCCATGCAGTTTCTTCAATCAAAGGCTCTCTGCATCATGCCCATCTCACTAGCATCGGCAATTTACCAGTCACAACCACCGGACTCTTCTAGTATAGTGAAGCCTGAAACTAATCCTCCTTCATAG
- the LOC108348001 gene encoding tryptophan synthase alpha chain isoform X1, which translates to MALALKSSCFLQLKKPEVGFHVCFSSEKALVSVKRYTPVAAMRTMEVPGLSETFTRLKKEGKVAFIPYITAGDPDLSTTAEALKVLDSCGSDIIELGVPYSDPLADGPVIQAAATRSLAKGTNFNAIISMLKEVVPELSCPIALFTYYNPILKRGTDKFMSIVRETGVHGTSQHKSTLVTACQLLRSNWLVVPDVPLEETETLRVEAKKNGIELVLLTTPTTPKNRMKAIVDAAEGFVYLVSAVGVTGARSSVSGNVQSLLQEIKEATTKPVAVGFGISKPEHVKQVAGWGADGVIVGSAMVKVLGEAKSPQEGLKELEAFARSLKEALP; encoded by the exons atggCTCTTGCACTCAAGTCAAGTTGCTTCTTGCAATTGAAGAAACCTGAGGTCGGTTTCCATGTTTGTTTTTCCTCTGAGAAGGCTTTAGTCTCTGTGAAGAGATACACTCCAGTGGCTGCTATGAGGACCATGGAAGTTCCGGGACTCTCTGAAACATTCACCAGACtgaaaaaagaaggaaaa GTGGCTTTCATACCGTATATTACAGCCGGTGATCCTGACCTTTCAACCACAGCAGAAGCACTGAAAGTGCTTGATTCATGCGGGTCTGACATAATTGAGCTAGGTGTTCCATATTCTGATCCCTTGGCAGATGGTCCTGTTATCCAG GCTGCTGCTACAAGATCTCTTGCAAAGGGGACCAATTTCAATGCAATCATTTCTATGTTGAAGGAG GTTGTTCCGGAATTGTCATGTCCAATTGCACTGTTCACATATTACAATCCAATACTGAAGCGTGGTACTGATAAATTTATGTCTATTGTAAGAGAAACTGGCGTACATGGTACGAGTCAACACAA gtCTACACTGGTTACGGCTTGTCAGCTTCTTCGTTcaaatt GGCTCGTGGTCCCAGATGTCCCTCTGGAGGAGACGGAGACTTTAAGGGTGGAGGCTAAGAAAAATGGAATTGAACTG GTACTCCTCACAACACCCACCACTCCAAAAAACCGCATGAAGGCCATTGTTGATGCAGCAGAAGGATTTGTGTACCTT gTGAGTGCGGTGGGGGTCACTGGAGCCCGATCATCCGTTAGTGGTAATGTTCAGTCTCTTCTGCAGGAAATTAAAGAG GCAACAACTAAACCTGTGGCTGTTGGTTTTGGAATATCAAAGCCCGAGCATGTTAAACAG GTAGCAGGATGGGGAGCTGATGGTGTGATTGTTGGCAGTGCTATGGTGAAGGTGCTTGGAGAAGCCAAATCTCCTCAAGAGGGATTGAAAGAGCTGGAAGCTTTTGCCCGCTCCTTAAAGGAGGCACTTCCTTAA
- the LOC108347948 gene encoding auxin-induced protein 22E, with amino-acid sequence MGSYEIELNLRATELRLGLPGSDEPQEKRPCSGSVVRNSNKRSSPELEESRCKNNISDSSNSTTTSDHNEDSVQPAKVQVVGWPPIRSFRKNSLQQKKVEQGDGTGMYVKVSMAGAPYLRKIDLKVYQSYPELLKALQNLFKCTFGEYSEREGYNGSEYAPTYEDKDGDWMLVGDVPWNMFVFSCKRLRIIKGSEAKGLGCL; translated from the exons ATGGGGAGCTATGAAATTGAGCTGAATCTTAGGGCCACAGAGTTGAGGTTGGGATTGCCAGGGAGTGATGAACCTCAAGAGAAACGTCCATGCAGTGGCTCTGTTGTCAGAAACAGCAACAAGAGATCTTCACCAGAATTGGAAGAGTCCAGGTGCAAAAACAACATCTCTGATTCTTCGAACTCCACAACCACAAGTGATCACAACGAAGACAGTGTCCAACCTGCAAA GGTACAAGTAGTGGGGTGGCCACCGATTAGATCTTTTAGGAAGAACAGTCTACAACAGAAAAAGGTGGAGCAGGGCGATGGAACTGGAATGTACGTAAAAGTCAGCATGGCTGGTGCACCTTACTTGAGGAAGATAGATCTCAAGGTTTACCAAAGCTACCCAGAACTCCTCAAGGCCTTGCAAAATTTGTTCAAGTGCACATTTG GTGAATACTCAGAAAGGGAGGGATACAACGGATCTGAATACGCTCCTACTTATGAAGACAAGGATGGTGACTGGATGCTGGTTGGAGATGTTCCATGGAA CATGTTCGTATTCTCCTGCAAGAGGCTGAGAATAATCAAAGGATCAGAAGCAAAGGGGTTGGGTTGTTTATGA